CCTGTGGCGGAGTAAGCCTCAAAGAAGTCAACTTTAAAACCATGGAAAGCAAAAAATGTCCTGGACTCTACTTTGCAGGAGAAATACTCGATATCGATGGAGTAACAGGAGGATTTAACTTTCAAAGCGCCTGGACAACATCTTGGCTGGCGGGTCAAGCGATCGCCTTTTCAAATTAAATTTGTGTGTTCTATATAGCTTATGCGATCGCGTTTTTGGACTGCTTTAACAATCTCATATTATTTAGGTTGAATAGATTGCAATATCTGGCGATCAACATATTAACTAATACACTTCATCGTGATTACCAATATCAATAAAAACGGCATTTCCATCATCTGTAAAGTAAAATAGAACTCGCTCGTCGTACTCTAAGCTGAAGCTCCATAAATCTTTCAGTTTTCCCGATAATTTATGAGTTCTGAGGCTTGGGTCAAAAGGATTATTGGTAAATACTTCTACTTTTGTCCAAAATCTAGATTCTAACTTTGTATTACCTTTAATTCTTTTTTTGAATACTCGAAGAAAAGATGAACTAAAGCTAATTTTAATCATTAATCTTCAATTAGTTGTTTTAATTCATCAAGATTTGAGGAGAAGTTTAATTCACCTTTTTGCTCTTCACTGATGCTTTTTTGATAATTGTTATATATTTCTTCTCGTCGTTCTTCACGCAGGTATTGAGCCAATAAAGTTTGGATTTCCTGCTTTTCATCAAATGAAAGGTTTTTAATTGTTTCAACTACATCGCTAAAGCTCATAATTTGATGTTTAAATCTTTGATTTTGCTAAATTATAGCTTTGTTGTGGTATGCGTGGATTTTGGTTATTGAGACAACAGCGAGCGCAATTTTAACTCCTTTACAAAACTCAGGCGATCGCCTTGAATAATTACTGATTACTATTCACTGCTCACTGCTCATTGTTCATTGCTCATTGCTCATTGTTCAAGTCCAATCCTGGGTTTCTCCTGTTGCGGTGCGCCGATATACCGTTCCCTCGGCATGAATGGCACGGGTTTTTTGGTAAAGCTCTTCTTCAGTTAATTGCCAGTTATGCAAGGCTACTACTAAATCTCGCTGAATATCCCGTGCGCCAGGAAAATCACGATAGCGAATAATCAGACGCGCCAATTCTACTAATTCGCGATCGCCAGGATTTGATGATGCTTTCAACAAATGATCGACTGTCAGCCGATCCTTCTGATTTTGAGGATGCTGCTGATCGATGTTTTCCATCGCTATATAATGTTAGCTATCTTGTCTGCTTACTTAGATGAGCGTTTGCTGGGAGTCAAAAGGGGTAATGGTTGGCGGGTTGAACCTGGAGGAAGATAATATCTGACGGGTTCAGTGGCGATCGCTTTTGGTTTCTTTTCTCCTTGTCGCCAACGCATCACAGCGCCTAATAGGGCAATTAATAGACCAATAGATAATAAACTTTCACGTCCTCCCAGTCCACCAATGAGGGCGTCGGTTGCTCCTAAAATAAGAATAAAGCCAGAGACAGGTTCTTTGCGATACACTGATCTCAAAAATCTGGCGAATAAGAGATTCACTATTTTTTGCTTACTTACAACTAAATGATGTCCAATAGGTTATCTCACAGATTAGCATAATTGCCAGATTATTATAATCCTGCTTTAGTTTTAAGAGGGCAAACCCAGATTAAAGAGTAAAATTTCGATGAATCGTCGTACTTTTTTAAATTGGCTCGGATTAGGCTGCTTAGTTAGTGTTTCGCCGACAATAATTGCCTTAATTATGACAAATACAAAAAATAGTCTCGCCACTAATCAAAATCCAGCAATTGTTTTTTATGTCTCTCCTGACGGTAACGATGCCTGGAGTGGAAAACAACCAGCTGATCAAGCAGGAGATGGAGCATTTGCCACCATTGCTAGGGCGCGGGATGCGATTCGAGAACTAAAACAGCAACAGGGTGGTATTCTCAAACAAC
This portion of the Pleurocapsa minor HA4230-MV1 genome encodes:
- a CDS encoding DUF3288 family protein, coding for MENIDQQHPQNQKDRLTVDHLLKASSNPGDRELVELARLIIRYRDFPGARDIQRDLVVALHNWQLTEEELYQKTRAIHAEGTVYRRTATGETQDWT
- a CDS encoding type II toxin-antitoxin system YafQ family toxin; this encodes MIKISFSSSFLRVFKKRIKGNTKLESRFWTKVEVFTNNPFDPSLRTHKLSGKLKDLWSFSLEYDERVLFYFTDDGNAVFIDIGNHDEVY